Proteins encoded within one genomic window of Brassica rapa cultivar Chiifu-401-42 chromosome A09, CAAS_Brap_v3.01, whole genome shotgun sequence:
- the LOC117128295 gene encoding uncharacterized protein LOC117128295, whose translation MHLRGNGLLETIDSSKTVSDEKKAKAMIFLRHHIHDGLKDEYITKEDPCDLWKSLKERFDHQKYVILPKAKHEWIHLRFQDYKSVSEFNSAMFGITSRMMLCGEKISDYDMIEKTLSTFHPENVILQQQYRVSGYTRYSELMQVLLVAEQNNQLVTLNHQARPTGSAQFPEANVASSSYDNRRGRGRGRGGNRYHGRGRGRGRRFRPYDERNNKDFHENERNEKGQDDKRQTGSVCYRCGMKGHWVRTCRTPKHLADLYRESQKGKEKGRGETNFISDEPGPSFHGLNDDTHLDVSDFLVEPESIDE comes from the coding sequence ATGCACCTGAGAGGAAACGGGCTTTTGGAAACCATCGATAGTTCAAAAACGGTGTCGGATGAGAAAAAGGCTAAAGCCATGATATTTTTACGACACCACATCCATGATGGTTTAAAGGATGAATATATTACGAAAGAGGATCCTTGTGACCTCTGGAAATCTTTAAAAGAGAGGTTTGATCACCAGAAATATGTGATCTTACCGAAAGCTAAACACGAGTGGATCCATCTCCGGTTCCAGGATTACAAAAGTGTTAGTGAGTTTAATTCCGCGATGTTCGGAATTACTTCGAGGATGATGTTATGTGGAGAGAAAATAAGTGATTATGATATGATCGAGAAAACTCTCTCCACGTTCCATCCTGAAAATGTAATCCTGCAGCAACAGTATCGGGTGAGTGGATATACCCGTTACTCGGAGTTGATGCAAGTCCTCCTTGTAGCGGAGCAGAATAATCAACTCGTGACTTTAAACCATCAAGCTCGTCCCACTGGATCTGCTCAATTCCCAGAAGCGAATGTTGCATCATCCAGTTATGATAATAGGAGAGGACGAGGTCGTGGACGTGGTGGAAACCGTTATCATGGTCGTggaagaggacgaggaagaagattcCGTCCCTATgatgaaagaaataataaagacTTCCACGAAAATGAAAGGAATGAAAAGGGCCAGGATGATAAAAGGCAAACGGGATCGGTTTGCTACAGATGCGGTATGAAAGGTCATTGGGTACGTACCTGTCGTACACCAAAACATTTAGCCGATCTGTATAGAGAATCCCAAAAGGGAAAAGAGAAAGGAAGAGGTGAAACTAACTTCATCTCTGATGAACCTGGACCATCCTTTCATGGTTTAAACGATGATACTCATCTCGACGTATCAGACTTTCTGGTTGAACCAGAGAGTATCGATGAGTAA